From the genome of Streptomyces sp. NBC_01116, one region includes:
- a CDS encoding SLC13 family permease: protein MGVLAFAVVRPRGLPEATVAVPAAVLVVALGAVSWPEAREQVGELLPVVGFLAAILVLARLCADEGLFRAAGDVVARACRGQTRPLLGGVFVIASLVTAVLSLDATVVLLTPVVLATAARVGARPRPYVYACAHLANSASLLLPVSNLTNLLAFTASGLSFTRFAALMALPWLAAIAVEYAVFRRAFRADLAAGAHAPDPDAGRTPVPVFTLVVLALTLAGFVVTSFAGAEPLWAAVAGALVLGVRALAKRETTPLAVVRSANPLFCLFVLALGVVVKAVVDNGLGDGTAALLPDGETLPALLGVAVVAALLANLINNLPAILALLPIVAAAGPGPLLAALIGVNLGPNLTYVGSLATLLWRRILLAHGDAPELGHFTRLGLATVPATILASTLALWASLHLIGV from the coding sequence GTGGGCGTCCTCGCCTTCGCCGTCGTGCGCCCCCGCGGCCTGCCGGAGGCGACCGTCGCCGTGCCCGCCGCCGTCCTCGTGGTGGCCCTCGGAGCGGTGTCCTGGCCCGAGGCCCGCGAGCAGGTCGGGGAGCTGCTGCCGGTCGTGGGGTTCCTCGCCGCGATCCTGGTGCTGGCCCGGCTCTGCGCCGACGAGGGGCTGTTCCGGGCCGCCGGGGACGTGGTGGCGCGTGCCTGCCGGGGGCAGACCCGGCCCCTGCTCGGCGGCGTCTTCGTCATCGCCTCCCTCGTCACCGCCGTCCTGAGCCTGGACGCCACCGTCGTCCTGCTCACCCCGGTCGTCCTCGCCACCGCCGCCCGGGTCGGAGCCCGGCCGCGCCCGTACGTCTACGCCTGCGCGCACCTGGCCAACTCCGCGTCCCTCCTGCTCCCCGTCTCCAACCTCACCAACCTGCTGGCGTTCACCGCGAGCGGCCTCTCCTTCACCCGGTTCGCCGCACTGATGGCGCTGCCGTGGCTCGCCGCCATCGCCGTCGAGTACGCCGTGTTCCGCCGCGCCTTCCGGGCCGACCTGGCCGCCGGGGCGCACGCGCCGGATCCCGACGCCGGGCGCACGCCCGTCCCCGTCTTCACGCTCGTCGTGCTGGCGCTGACGCTGGCCGGCTTCGTCGTCACCTCGTTCGCGGGGGCCGAGCCGCTGTGGGCCGCGGTGGCCGGGGCCCTGGTGCTCGGCGTCCGCGCCCTCGCCAAGCGGGAGACCACCCCCCTCGCGGTCGTCCGCTCGGCCAACCCGCTGTTCTGCCTCTTCGTCCTCGCCCTCGGGGTCGTCGTCAAGGCCGTCGTCGACAACGGCCTCGGCGACGGGACAGCCGCCCTGCTGCCCGACGGCGAGACCCTGCCCGCGCTGCTCGGCGTCGCCGTGGTCGCGGCGCTGCTCGCCAATCTGATCAACAACCTGCCCGCGATCCTCGCCCTGCTGCCGATCGTCGCGGCGGCCGGTCCCGGACCGCTGCTCGCCGCCCTGATCGGGGTGAACCTCGGGCCGAACCTCACGTACGTCGGGTCGCTGGCCACGCTTCTGTGGCGGCGCATCCTGCTCGCCCACGGGGACGCTCCGGAGCTGGGCCACTTCACCCGGCTGGGACTCGCGACCGTACCCGCGACGATCCTGGCCTCCACGCTCGCGCTCTGGGCATCGCTGCACCTCATCGGCGTGTGA
- the gatB gene encoding Asp-tRNA(Asn)/Glu-tRNA(Gln) amidotransferase subunit GatB, with the protein MTVTDLVSYEDALASYDPVMGLEVHVELGTKTKMFCGCSTELKQDANSQTCPVCLGLPGALPVVNEIGVESAIKIGLALNCEIAEWCRFARKNYFYPDMPKNFQTSQYDEPIAFDGYLDVQLEDGEIFRVQIERAHMEEDTGKSTHVGGATGRIHGASHSLLDYNRAGIPLIEIVTKPIEGAGARAPEVAKAYVAELRELIKALGVSDARMEMGQMRCDVNLSLRPHGREAFGTRSETKNVNSLRSVERAARFEIQRHAAVLSSGGTIVQETRHFHEEDGSTTAGRIKDNAEDYRYFPEPDLVPVAPARDRVEELRQGLPELPRLRRARLKEEWGVNEHDMQSILNAGAVDLIVATTEEGAPSDQARKWWMGELARNANETGRGLDELPITPAQVARVAALVAAGDLNDKLARQVIEGVLAGEGDPDTVVEKRGLKVVSDEGALSTAVDEAIAGNAAIADKIRGGKVAAAGALVGAVMKATRGQADAARVRELILEKLGVEG; encoded by the coding sequence GTGACTGTCACTGACCTGGTGTCGTACGAGGACGCGCTCGCGTCCTACGACCCCGTCATGGGCCTCGAAGTCCATGTCGAGCTCGGCACCAAGACGAAGATGTTCTGCGGCTGCTCCACGGAGCTGAAGCAGGACGCCAACTCCCAGACCTGCCCGGTCTGCCTCGGACTGCCCGGCGCGCTGCCGGTCGTCAACGAGATCGGCGTGGAGTCGGCCATCAAGATCGGTCTCGCGCTCAACTGCGAGATCGCCGAGTGGTGCCGCTTCGCCCGGAAAAACTACTTCTATCCGGACATGCCGAAGAACTTCCAGACCTCGCAGTACGACGAGCCGATCGCCTTCGACGGCTATCTGGACGTCCAGCTGGAGGACGGCGAGATCTTCCGGGTGCAGATCGAGCGCGCCCACATGGAGGAGGACACCGGCAAGTCGACGCACGTCGGCGGCGCCACCGGCCGTATCCACGGCGCGTCCCACTCCCTGCTCGACTACAACCGGGCCGGCATCCCGCTCATCGAGATCGTCACCAAGCCGATCGAGGGAGCCGGCGCCCGCGCCCCCGAGGTCGCCAAGGCGTACGTCGCCGAGCTCCGCGAGCTGATCAAGGCCCTCGGGGTCTCCGACGCCCGCATGGAGATGGGCCAGATGCGCTGCGACGTCAACCTGTCGCTGCGCCCGCACGGCCGTGAGGCGTTCGGCACCCGCTCCGAGACGAAGAACGTGAACTCGCTGCGTTCCGTCGAGCGGGCCGCGCGCTTCGAGATCCAGCGGCACGCCGCCGTGCTGTCCTCGGGCGGCACCATCGTGCAGGAGACCCGGCACTTCCACGAGGAGGACGGCTCCACCACGGCCGGCCGCATCAAGGACAACGCCGAGGACTACCGCTACTTCCCCGAGCCGGACCTGGTCCCCGTCGCGCCCGCGCGCGACCGGGTCGAGGAGCTCCGCCAGGGCCTCCCCGAGCTTCCCCGGCTCCGCCGGGCGCGGCTCAAGGAGGAGTGGGGCGTCAACGAGCACGACATGCAGTCCATCCTCAACGCGGGCGCGGTCGACCTGATCGTCGCGACGACCGAGGAGGGCGCACCCTCGGACCAGGCCCGCAAGTGGTGGATGGGCGAGCTGGCCCGCAACGCCAACGAGACCGGCCGCGGTCTCGACGAGCTGCCGATCACCCCGGCGCAGGTCGCCCGGGTGGCCGCGCTCGTCGCCGCGGGCGACCTCAACGACAAGCTGGCCCGGCAGGTCATCGAGGGCGTCCTCGCGGGCGAGGGCGACCCGGACACCGTCGTCGAGAAGCGCGGCCTGAAGGTCGTCTCCGACGAGGGCGCGCTGTCCACGGCCGTGGACGAGGCCATCGCGGGCAACGCGGCCATCGCGGACAAGATCCGCGGCGGCAAGGTCGCGGCGGCGGGCGCGCTCGTCGGCGCGGTCATGAAGGCCACCCGCGGCCAGGCGGACGCGGCCCGGGTGCGCGAGCTGATCCTGGAGAAGCTCGGCGTCGAGGGCTGA
- a CDS encoding putative bifunctional diguanylate cyclase/phosphodiesterase has translation MKPTESAAPVSRLQGFVGLTPPVGAAVVGIAAVLLAVGSYRTVQQGHALFPDGAVGWSLAVLTGIIVGHLVALGRDRWWGGTGSGAALTLAVLLLFGWLPAVLVSLAVVVLVGTARRHRWWQGLLHGGVDMLGIGAAALVLAAFGEVPTVEKPWQPLDWGIAAVPELLLTASTYLLVTRVLLWYAQAPHNGGLPTIARTAMLRQGLVAVALLGLAPLICAVAMSMPVLLPLFAVPLIALDSTLWIARARAEEQLRDPLTGLPNRQWLLERTWSALEDAESIGTRSALVLIDLDRFRAVNDTLGHLAGDRLLLQIAERLRLALPRGAEAARLGGDEFAVLLPHTDSTTSAQQVARHLVAELSSPLDLDGLTLVLEASAGVAVYPDHALDAEGLLRRADVAMYQAKRDRTGVEVYESKRDSNTPDRLGLLGDLRRALDASEVELHYQPKVRFDGQVAGLEALVRWVHPERGRVPPDEFIAIAESSGLMPHLTEYVLETALAQVARWRAQGLFVPVAVNVSPRDVHTPGFAGGVAARLARHGVPAGALQLEITEHVLLEDPQRAADTLAGLTAHGVKMSLDDFGTGYSSLVHLRRLPVSELKIDRSFVARLAVDHEDAEIVRCTIDLAHSLGLVVVAEGVEDDETWERLRDLRCDAVQGWLVAAAMPPQETTAWLRARGEHGWRRPAELKAQAAAAATGSATGSMNASLNGAVNGAVNGTAETESS, from the coding sequence ATGAAACCGACCGAGAGCGCCGCCCCGGTGTCGCGGCTGCAAGGTTTCGTCGGCCTCACGCCCCCCGTGGGCGCCGCCGTCGTGGGGATCGCCGCGGTGCTGCTGGCGGTCGGGTCCTACCGGACCGTCCAGCAGGGGCACGCGCTCTTCCCGGACGGCGCGGTGGGCTGGTCCCTCGCCGTGCTCACCGGGATCATCGTCGGCCATCTGGTGGCGCTCGGCCGAGACCGGTGGTGGGGCGGCACCGGCTCCGGGGCCGCCCTCACCCTCGCCGTGCTGCTGCTGTTCGGCTGGCTCCCGGCCGTGCTGGTCAGCCTCGCCGTCGTGGTGCTCGTCGGCACCGCCCGCCGGCACCGCTGGTGGCAGGGGCTCCTGCACGGCGGGGTGGACATGCTGGGCATCGGCGCCGCGGCCCTCGTGCTGGCCGCCTTCGGCGAGGTCCCCACCGTCGAGAAGCCCTGGCAGCCACTCGACTGGGGCATCGCGGCCGTCCCGGAACTGCTCCTGACGGCATCGACGTATCTGCTCGTCACCCGGGTCCTGCTGTGGTACGCCCAGGCCCCGCACAACGGCGGGCTGCCCACCATCGCCCGCACCGCGATGCTGCGGCAGGGACTCGTCGCCGTCGCGCTCCTCGGTCTCGCCCCGCTGATCTGCGCCGTCGCGATGTCCATGCCCGTCCTGCTGCCGCTCTTCGCGGTGCCGCTGATCGCCCTCGACTCCACGCTCTGGATCGCCCGCGCCCGCGCCGAGGAGCAGCTGCGCGACCCGCTGACCGGGCTGCCCAACCGTCAGTGGCTGCTGGAGCGGACCTGGTCGGCGCTGGAGGACGCGGAGTCCATCGGCACCCGTTCCGCCCTCGTCCTCATCGACCTGGACCGCTTCCGCGCGGTCAACGACACCCTGGGCCACCTGGCCGGCGACCGGCTCCTGCTGCAGATAGCGGAGCGCCTGCGGCTCGCCCTGCCGCGCGGTGCGGAGGCCGCCCGGCTCGGCGGCGACGAGTTCGCCGTCCTGCTGCCGCACACCGACTCGACCACCAGCGCCCAGCAGGTCGCCCGCCACCTGGTCGCCGAGCTGTCCTCCCCGCTCGACCTCGACGGACTGACCCTCGTCCTGGAGGCCAGCGCCGGGGTCGCCGTCTACCCCGACCACGCCCTGGACGCCGAAGGCCTGCTGCGGCGGGCGGACGTCGCGATGTACCAGGCCAAGCGGGACCGCACGGGCGTGGAGGTCTACGAGTCCAAGCGGGACAGCAACACCCCCGACCGGCTCGGGCTCCTCGGCGACCTGCGCCGGGCGCTCGACGCGAGCGAGGTCGAACTGCACTACCAGCCCAAGGTCCGCTTCGACGGGCAGGTCGCAGGACTGGAGGCGCTGGTGCGCTGGGTGCACCCGGAGCGCGGGCGGGTCCCCCCGGACGAGTTCATCGCGATCGCCGAGTCCTCCGGACTGATGCCGCACCTCACGGAGTACGTCCTGGAGACGGCGCTCGCCCAGGTCGCCCGCTGGCGGGCGCAGGGCCTCTTCGTGCCCGTCGCGGTCAACGTCTCCCCGCGCGACGTCCACACCCCCGGCTTCGCGGGGGGCGTGGCGGCCCGGCTGGCCCGTCACGGTGTGCCCGCGGGAGCGCTCCAACTGGAGATCACCGAGCATGTGCTGCTGGAGGACCCGCAGCGCGCCGCCGACACCCTGGCCGGGCTCACCGCGCACGGCGTGAAGATGTCCCTCGACGACTTCGGCACCGGCTACTCCTCCCTGGTCCACCTGCGCAGACTGCCGGTCAGCGAGCTGAAGATCGACCGGTCCTTCGTGGCCCGGCTGGCGGTCGACCACGAGGACGCGGAGATCGTCCGCTGCACGATCGACCTGGCCCACTCGCTCGGCCTGGTCGTCGTCGCCGAGGGCGTCGAGGACGACGAGACGTGGGAGCGGTTGCGGGACCTCAGGTGCGACGCGGTGCAGGGCTGGCTGGTGGCGGCCGCGATGCCGCCGCAGGAGACGACGGCCTGGCTGCGGGCGCGCGGCGAGCACGGCTGGCGCAGGCCCGCCGAGCTGAAGGCCCAGGCGGCGGCCGCCGCCACCGGATCGGCCACCGGCTCGATGAACGCGTCGCTGAACGGCGCGGTGAACGGCGCGGTGAACGGGACGGCGGAGACCGAGAGCTCCTGA
- the gatC gene encoding Asp-tRNA(Asn)/Glu-tRNA(Gln) amidotransferase subunit GatC: MPGITREEVAHLARLARLELKGEELDHFAGQLDDIIGAVARVSEVADQDVPPTSHPLPLTNVMRADEVRPSLTPAQALSGAPAQEQQRFKVPQILGED; encoded by the coding sequence ATGCCTGGCATCACGCGCGAGGAGGTCGCCCACCTCGCCCGGCTGGCGCGTCTGGAGCTGAAGGGCGAAGAGCTCGATCACTTCGCCGGTCAGCTCGACGACATCATCGGCGCGGTCGCCCGCGTCTCCGAGGTCGCCGACCAAGACGTACCGCCGACCTCCCACCCGCTGCCGCTGACCAACGTCATGCGCGCGGACGAGGTCCGTCCGTCGCTCACCCCCGCGCAGGCGCTCTCCGGCGCCCCGGCCCAGGAGCAGCAGCGTTTCAAGGTGCCGCAGATCCTGGGGGAGGACTAA
- the gatA gene encoding Asp-tRNA(Asn)/Glu-tRNA(Gln) amidotransferase subunit GatA yields the protein MTDISTIIKLTAAEIAGKIASGELTAVEVTEAHLARIDAVDEKVHAFLHIDREGALAQARAVDAKREAGEKLGPLAGVPLALKDIFTTKDMPTTVGSKILEGWVPPYDATLTQKLRAADVVILGKTNMDEFAMGSSTENSAYGPTGNPWDLTRIPGGSGGGSSAALASYEAPLAIGTDTGGSIRQPAAVTGTVGVKPTYGGVSRYGMVAFSSSLDQGGPCARTVLDAALLHEAIAGHDPLDSTSIDAPVPPVVEAARNGSVQGMRVGVVKQFRGEGYQAGVLQRFDESVELLKSLGADVVELDCPSFDLALSAYYLIAPSECSSNLARFDAMRYGLRVGDDGTKSAEEVTALTREAGFGDEVKRRIILGTYALSSGYYDAYYGSAQKVRTLITQDFEKAFERVDVIVSPTTPTTAFPIGERADDPMAMYLADLCTIPTNLAGNSAMSLPCGLAPEDGLPVGLQIIAPAMKDDRLYKVGAAVEAAFVERWGHPLLEEAPSL from the coding sequence ATGACGGACATCAGCACCATCATCAAGCTCACCGCGGCCGAGATCGCCGGGAAGATCGCCTCCGGCGAGCTGACCGCCGTCGAGGTCACCGAGGCCCACCTGGCCCGGATCGACGCGGTCGACGAGAAGGTCCACGCCTTCCTGCACATCGACCGCGAGGGCGCCCTCGCCCAGGCCCGTGCCGTGGACGCGAAGCGGGAGGCGGGCGAGAAGCTCGGCCCGCTGGCCGGCGTCCCGCTCGCGCTGAAGGACATCTTCACCACCAAGGACATGCCGACCACCGTCGGTTCCAAGATCCTTGAGGGCTGGGTCCCGCCGTACGACGCGACGCTCACGCAGAAGCTGCGCGCCGCCGACGTCGTCATCCTCGGCAAGACCAACATGGACGAGTTCGCCATGGGGTCCTCCACCGAGAACAGCGCCTACGGCCCCACCGGCAACCCCTGGGACCTCACCCGCATCCCCGGCGGCTCCGGCGGCGGCTCCTCCGCCGCCCTCGCCTCCTACGAGGCCCCGCTCGCCATCGGCACGGACACCGGCGGCTCGATCCGCCAGCCCGCCGCCGTCACCGGCACGGTCGGCGTCAAGCCCACCTACGGCGGCGTCTCCCGCTACGGCATGGTCGCCTTCTCGTCCTCCCTCGACCAGGGCGGGCCCTGCGCCCGTACGGTCCTGGACGCGGCGCTGCTCCACGAGGCCATCGCCGGGCACGACCCGCTGGACTCGACGTCCATCGACGCGCCGGTCCCGCCGGTCGTCGAGGCCGCCCGCAACGGCTCCGTCCAGGGCATGCGCGTCGGCGTCGTCAAGCAGTTCCGCGGCGAGGGCTACCAGGCCGGTGTCCTCCAGCGGTTCGACGAGTCGGTCGAGCTGCTGAAGTCGCTGGGCGCGGACGTCGTCGAGCTGGACTGCCCGTCCTTCGACCTGGCGCTCTCCGCGTACTACCTGATCGCGCCGTCCGAGTGCTCCTCCAACCTGGCCCGCTTCGACGCCATGCGCTACGGCCTGCGGGTCGGCGACGACGGCACGAAGTCGGCCGAGGAGGTCACCGCGCTCACCCGTGAGGCGGGCTTCGGCGACGAGGTCAAGCGCCGCATCATCCTGGGGACGTACGCGCTCAGCTCCGGCTACTACGACGCGTACTACGGCTCGGCCCAGAAGGTCCGCACCCTCATCACCCAGGACTTCGAGAAGGCCTTCGAGCGGGTCGACGTGATCGTCTCCCCGACGACCCCGACCACCGCCTTCCCGATCGGCGAGCGCGCCGACGACCCGATGGCGATGTACCTCGCGGACCTGTGCACCATCCCCACCAACCTGGCCGGCAACTCCGCCATGTCGCTGCCCTGCGGCCTGGCCCCGGAGGACGGTCTGCCGGTCGGACTGCAGATCATCGCCCCCGCCATGAAGGACGACCGGCTCTACAAGGTCGGAGCTGCCGTCGAGGCCGCCTTCGTGGAAAGGTGGGGGCACCCGCTGCTTGAGGAGGCTCCGTCGCTGTGA
- a CDS encoding phosphocholine-specific phospholipase C — protein MTTDMSRRRLFALGGGALGAAAAGSFLPPSLQAAIAAQPAHAGSGGGGLGSIRHVVILMQENRSFDHYFGTLRGVRGFGDRNAIELPTGGTVFEQPAAAGSTVLPFPVRGAAEEQKKDLQYIGALDHSWSGGAKAWGGGWMNGWISAKTAATMAYYDRRDIPLHYELADTFTVCDAYHSSIHTSTSPNRNHLWSGKTGFEANGKRAVGNDAYNEGTHPGYDWSTYAERLEKAGRSWRTYTEWENFTDNQIEFYATFKAIARKALARTGGHTYMEAFYAKVRGASETERTRLLGLLEEGVATLDRRERSLFERGLRRVETGTLADEFAKDVAAGTLPAVSYLVPSAIDSEHPSTSSPVHSATIVYKILDALGKHPDVWRHTAVLINYDENDGFFDHVPPPVAPPEVTEEHWEGRPTGLGIRVPLLVVSPWTVGGYVCSEVFDHTSVIRFLERWTGVKEPNIGDWRRRVTGDLTSAFDFTRARRQPAVERPGAIPPIGGRWQPKPPAVQHLPAQEPGARPARPLPYRPDARARRSGDTLRVELANTGRSSAHFTLYPYAGEFPAPQHKDVPDTAHWTVPLTGEAYRFTVTGPNGFRREFAGPADGGAEVASRIDHRDRDLHLTLRNTGRRTLTFLVRPLGYVDEDDVRDWTRRVTVKPGRSRTLVHSAADAHGWYDLAVTVDGEDGFRRRLMGHIENGRASVSG, from the coding sequence TTGACCACGGACATGTCACGGCGACGGCTCTTCGCGCTGGGCGGCGGCGCACTCGGCGCCGCTGCGGCCGGATCGTTCCTGCCGCCGTCGCTCCAGGCCGCCATCGCCGCGCAGCCCGCCCACGCGGGGTCCGGCGGGGGAGGCCTCGGCTCGATCAGGCATGTGGTGATCCTGATGCAGGAGAACCGCTCCTTCGACCACTACTTCGGCACCCTGCGCGGCGTACGCGGCTTCGGTGACCGCAACGCCATCGAACTGCCCACCGGCGGAACGGTGTTCGAGCAGCCCGCCGCGGCCGGCTCCACCGTGCTGCCCTTCCCGGTGCGCGGAGCGGCCGAGGAACAGAAGAAGGACCTCCAGTACATCGGCGCCCTCGACCACTCCTGGAGCGGCGGCGCGAAGGCCTGGGGCGGCGGCTGGATGAACGGCTGGATCAGCGCCAAGACCGCGGCGACGATGGCGTACTACGACCGCCGCGACATCCCGCTCCACTACGAGCTGGCCGACACCTTCACCGTCTGCGACGCCTACCACTCCTCGATCCACACCTCCACCAGCCCCAACCGCAACCACCTGTGGAGCGGGAAGACCGGCTTCGAGGCGAACGGGAAGCGGGCCGTCGGCAACGACGCGTACAACGAGGGCACCCACCCCGGCTACGACTGGTCCACCTACGCCGAGCGGCTGGAGAAGGCCGGGCGCAGCTGGCGGACGTACACCGAGTGGGAGAACTTCACCGACAACCAGATCGAGTTCTACGCCACCTTCAAGGCGATCGCCCGCAAGGCGCTCGCCAGGACCGGCGGCCACACCTACATGGAAGCCTTCTACGCGAAGGTCCGGGGCGCGTCCGAGACCGAGCGCACCCGGCTCCTCGGGCTGCTGGAGGAGGGCGTCGCCACCCTCGACCGGCGCGAGCGCAGCCTGTTCGAGCGGGGGCTGCGCCGGGTGGAGACCGGCACACTGGCGGACGAGTTCGCCAAGGACGTGGCGGCCGGGACGCTCCCGGCGGTCTCCTACCTGGTCCCCTCGGCGATCGACTCCGAGCACCCGAGCACCTCGTCGCCGGTGCACAGCGCCACCATCGTCTACAAGATCCTCGACGCGCTCGGCAAGCACCCCGACGTGTGGCGGCACACCGCCGTGCTGATCAACTACGACGAGAACGACGGCTTCTTCGACCACGTCCCGCCGCCCGTCGCGCCCCCCGAGGTGACCGAGGAGCATTGGGAGGGCCGGCCCACCGGCCTCGGTATCCGGGTGCCGCTGCTGGTCGTCTCGCCGTGGACCGTCGGCGGGTACGTCTGCTCCGAGGTCTTCGACCACACCTCCGTCATCCGCTTCCTGGAGCGCTGGACCGGCGTGAAGGAACCCAACATCGGCGACTGGCGGCGGCGCGTCACCGGCGATCTGACCTCCGCCTTCGACTTCACCCGGGCCCGGCGGCAGCCCGCCGTCGAACGGCCCGGTGCGATACCGCCGATCGGCGGGCGCTGGCAGCCGAAGCCGCCCGCCGTCCAGCACCTCCCGGCCCAGGAGCCCGGCGCACGCCCGGCGCGCCCGCTGCCGTACCGGCCGGACGCCCGGGCGAGGCGGTCGGGCGACACCCTGCGCGTGGAGCTCGCCAACACCGGCCGGTCCTCGGCGCACTTCACGCTGTACCCGTACGCCGGTGAGTTCCCGGCGCCGCAGCACAAGGACGTCCCCGACACCGCGCACTGGACCGTCCCGCTGACCGGGGAGGCGTACCGCTTCACCGTCACCGGGCCGAACGGCTTCCGGCGCGAGTTCGCCGGACCGGCCGACGGGGGAGCGGAGGTCGCCTCCCGCATCGACCACCGCGACCGCGACCTGCACCTCACCCTGCGCAACACCGGCCGCCGGACCCTGACCTTCCTGGTGCGGCCGCTCGGCTACGTCGACGAGGACGACGTACGGGACTGGACCCGCCGCGTCACGGTCAAGCCGGGCCGCAGCCGGACGCTCGTGCACTCGGCGGCCGACGCCCACGGCTGGTACGACCTCGCCGTCACCGTCGACGGGGAGGACGGCTTCCGGCGGCGGCTCATGGGGCACATCGAGAACGGCCGTGCCAGCGTCTCCGGCTGA